A single Drechmeria coniospora strain ARSEF 6962 chromosome 03, whole genome shotgun sequence DNA region contains:
- a CDS encoding tpa inducible protein-like protein — protein MAQPQSQGPPRAFSPPQLSPSPAPPQAAYALPPNKRPRADGIPPQPASPYASSPYAASPGAVGTPPATTGSPRYSQTPPVAGAYTPPPAPPPPAAVTNGARANGLNLPDARAGATPPMQTPQNAPVQVSAPTAQGPPQGQAQYTTATMAPIHYPAASPTNSPVPTPAPAPTPAANVMGPPQRPAERPAKDYEYDVTDSLAGTGIDLRAEEQYMSDLYSHALDAGSDSRTGFPQHPPGPKSTFYGAGPANQAAESTNGMDQDEFAAKAAERAWSESSMRLAVQRTQEINDPFLLVALLHQRAEKAAREHHLGLNLDMKNNNQTMGKMRLPEQFPTPAVNVRTEQGPDGTTVATTGSYIPQDSFLVDQLALMSIATKQRLRDLVEEASVIAVHRQQTSHGDVPEEWAAAAAPLNMEPLEPMQLDEAAGATDGGTNPLKRERSPRPRHAAKADREGNTGSAEAAATEDGAVGASKKLPKIGGSSVTVPMRERARQEREWEEARLRRRQRRKEGGTESGSTASRAGSVSAGTAGSVAPEPEKGMTKKEMKKNQALKAAEANSHANQNMTSSMFAGLGGKGSLFGKKKTGKTYDWMNVGRTGGGTNSPARATPGPKGINGSGGASAAAHHALTTEGRNRLGAWREDKEKGKSIQLRDWVMVLERDGREQNALSAAYVQLDTSNPR, from the coding sequence ATGGCGCAGCCTCAGTCTCAGGGTCCCCCGCGGGCCTTCTCGCCGCCCCAGCTCAGCccttcgccggcgccgccacaGGCGGCCTACGCGTTGCCGCCGAACAAGCGACCCCGAGCCGACGGCATCCCTCCGCAGCCCGCATCGCCATATGCTTCGTCGCCGTACGCCGCGAGTCCCGGCGCGGTGGGAACTCCACCGGCCACGACGGGCTCGCCGAGATACTCCCAAACCCCTCCCGTGGCGGGGGCCTACACGCCTccgcctgctcctccgccgccagcGGCAGTGACGAATGGAGCGAGGGCAAACGGCTTGAACCTCCCCGACGCACGCGCAGGTGCAACACCACCCATGCAAACGCCGCAAAACGCGCCGGTGCAggtgtcggcgccgacggcgcagggGCCGCCGCAGGGACAGGCGCAGtacacgacggcgacgatggcgcctaTCCATTACCCGGCCGCCTCTCCGACCAACAGTccggtgccgacgcccgcccctgcgccgacgccggctgcCAACGTCATGGGTCCGCCGCAGCGGCCGGCGGAGAGACCTGCCAAGGACTACGAATACGACGTGACGGACTCCCTGGCAGGCACCGGCATCGACCTGCGTGCCGAGGAACAGTACATGTCCGACCTGTACTCGCACGCGCTGGATGCGGGCTCGGATTCCAGGACGGGCTTTCCCCAGCACCCGCCGGGGCCCAAGTCCACCTTTTACGGCGCCGGACCGGCGAACCAAGCGGCGGAATCGACGAACGGCATGGACCAGGACGAGTTTgccgccaaggccgccgagcgagCGTGGTCGGAGTCGTCGATGCGTCTGGCGGTGCAGAGGACGCAGGAGATCAACGACCCCTTCCTGCTGGTGGCCCTGCTGCATCAACGGGCGGAAAAGGCGGCGCGGGAACACCACCTCGGCCTCAACCTGGACATGAAGAATAACAACCAGACGATGGGTAAAATGAGGCTACCCGAGCAGTTCCCCACGCCCGCGGTCAACGTCCGCACGGAGCAGGGACCCGACGGCACGACAGTTGCGACGACAGGATCGTACATCCCGCAGGACTCCTTCCTCGTCGATCAGCTGGCACTCATGTCCATCGCGACGAAGCAGCGGCTAcgcgacctcgtcgaggaggccagCGTGATTGCGGTCCACAGGCAGCAAACGTCGCACGGCGATGTCCCGGAGGAGtgggcggccgccgccgcgccgttGAACATGGAGCCGCTGGAGCCCATGCAACTGGACGAGGCAGCCGGCGCCACCGATGGCGGCACGAATCCGCTGAAGCGTGAGCGTTCACCCCGTCCCCGGCACGCGGCCAAAGCTGACCGAGAGGGGAACAcaggctcggccgaggcggcagcgacggagGATGGCGCGGTGGGTGCGAGCAAGAAGCTGCCCAAGATTGGCGGATCGAGCgtgacggtgccgatgcGCGAGAGGGCTCGACAGGAGCGTGAGTGGGAGGAGGCGCGGCTGCGAAGACGACAACGACGCAAAGAGGGCGGCACGGAGAGCgggtcgacggcatcgcggGCCGGCAGCGtgtcggccggcacggcggGATCGGTGGCCCCGGAGCCGGAGAAGGGCATGACGAAGAAGGAGATGAAAAAGAACCAGGCGctgaaggcggccgaggccaacaGCCACGCCAACCAGAACATGACGAGCAGCATGTTCGCAGGCTTGGGCGGCAAGGGGTCCCTCTTCgggaagaagaagacgggcAAGACGTACGACTGGATGAACGTCGGGCGCACGGGGGGTGGCACGAACTCGCCGGCAAGAGCAACTCCCGGACCCAAGGGGATCAACGGAAGCGGCGgggcgtcggccgcggcccaTCACGCGCTGACGACCGAGGGCCGGAATCGCCTGGGCGCGTGGCGGGAGGACAAGGAGAAAGGCAAGAGCATTCAGCTGCGCGATTGGGTCATGGTCCTCGAGAGGGACGGCCGAGAACAAAACGCGCTCTCGGCGGCGTACGTGCAACTGGACACATCGAACCCCAGGTAA
- a CDS encoding Leucine Rich Repeat domain protein, translating to MQPASRGVHRTWQASIAEAASPKSPDLVPPACAHYFTYEHGANKHRARMRVLLLRQARRCMGSSFPVPCHRRANLDLGVGAAAQVTPLEAMERFHYSILPRFGASGMGGPEYDSTVHDLLVRALRTTRSESRTFDVGGRPVLACTCTKKNSQNDSIAHATTASTFFSSSSSSSSSSSARRLQVRLPSPRSLPHERRSSIGNRPRRQSALVRPPSPLLHRPTDPPSRASPSSVAPSPGPTTAGRRGTIGRPSRRTSTPSPPVARYMAVPSGAGPRRVLDFDTSMLIKSTMARALSPSDSGSRSSFSSVRENDDGLAQTFTRSKVSSYIDTPEDVFDETPPNEVSQPSFQPPLTQPHSRLHGFWYPPDSFRGWRQIPIKGKLASRSFEDLKRLAMTWDHAPAPPPKKLVGAYPVGTSPLEVLPSEVLGEIIDLLVVEIPPNGLTTRNTDLMALLMTSRAIHAATLTTLYRHITIPHSRIFRKFLSTITEYPALATIVRRLDFSHFNPSMLFSTASERAMTRNLTPETLAQCLDLTPYLQEFLAQEYVDDDLSHDVLRKLFFRMPQLQALDFCACSSTPFKNSFKAVLDDPWPDVLSITKLSLHKCLSLPSDVFTTILPRLPRLTHLDVAGTRITNEALEMIPATARLTHLNLAKCTDLSAEVVVKFIASHPAVSHLVFLSLASDSTNHLLLGKDDVDVLLPVLPPTLKSLSLRGSRMHSSQLPHIIRLSASLEELALGRGLDMSDIHRIFDASRHHTLRYLDISEIATIIGSASTLLAPATAPLVVVEIGERAYERAAKLNKNLELVGWKASEFGSRYWLVRKPTAAVAMENQRRWWKMGAESWGMRKIPVAVAEVGGMYGSFMFGRRL from the exons ATGCAGCCTGCGTCCCGCGGCGTTCATCGCACATGGCAGGCAAGCATCGCCGAGGCAGCCTCGCCGAAGTCCCCCGACCTCGTCCCGCCCGCCTGCGCACATTATTTTacgtacgagcacggcgcAAATAAGCATCGAGCACGAATGCGTGTGCTCCTGCTCCGACAAGCGCGCCGATGCATGGGGTCGTCGTTCCCCGTCCCTTGCCATCGCCGCGCGAACCTCGACCTGGGCGTCGGTGCCGCTGCTCAGGTGACTCCCCTGGAAGCCATGGAGCGTTTCCATTACTCAATTCTCCCCAGATTCGGCGCTAG TGGCATGGGGGGGCCCGAATACGACTCGACGGTGCATGACCTACTTGTGCGGGCACTACGCACCACTAGAAGCGAGAGC CGCACCTTTGACGTGGGCGGGCGACCAGTACtcgcttgtacttgtaccaaaAAAAACAGCCAAAACGACTCCATCGCCCACGCTACCACCGCTTccaccttcttctcctcctcctcctcctcctcctcctcctcctccgctcgccgcctccaaGTCCGCCTTCCCTCCCCTCGCTCTCTCCCGCACGAGCGACGCTCGTCCATCGGCAACAGGCCAAGGAGGCAATCGGCTCTCGTTCGCCCGCCGTCCCCGCTCCTCCATCGACCGACCGACCCTCCGTCTCGAGCGAGCCCTTCATCCgtcgccccctcccccggccCGACGACAGCAGGAAGGAGAGGAACGATAGGCAGACCGTCGCGCAGGACAAGCACGCCGAGCCCGCCTGTCGCTCGTTACATGGCCGTGCCCAGCGGAGCCGGGCCCCGACGGGTGCTTGACTTCGACACGTCCATGTTGATCAAATCCACCATGGCCCGCGCTCTCTCCCCTTCCGATTCCGGCTCACGatcctccttctcctcggtccgcgaaaacgacgacggccttgccCAGACCTTCACCCGCTCCAAGGTCTCGTCGTACATCGACACCCCCGAGGATGTCTTCGACGAAACCCCGCCCAACGAGGTCTCGCAGCCGAGCTTCCAACCCCCCTTGACCCAACCGCACAGCCGGCTCCATGGATTCTGGTACCCCCCGGACAGCTTCCGCGGCTGGCGGCAGATTCCCATCAAGGGCAAGCTGGCGAGCCGCAGCTTCGAGGATCTCAAGCGGCTGGCCATGACCTGGGACCACGCCCCCGCCCCGCCGCCcaagaagctcgtcggcgcctaCCCGGTCGGAACCTCGCCCCTCGAGGTGCTCCCGAGCGAGGTTTTGG GCGAAATCATCGACCTCTTGGTCGTCGAGATCCCCCCCAACGGCCTCACCACCCGCAACACCGACCTCATGGCCCTGCTCATGACCTCGCGCGCCATCCACGCCGCCACCCTCACCACCCTCTACCGGCACATCACCATCCCGCACTCGCGCATCTTCCGAAAGTTCCTCAGCACCATCACCGAGTACCCGGCCCTCGCCACCATCGTCCGGCGCTTGGACTTTAGCCACTTCAACCCCTCCATGCTCTTCTCCACCGCCAGCGAGCGGGCCATGACGCGGAACCTGACGCCCGAGACGCTCGCCCAGTGCCTCGACCTCACCCCCTACCTTCAGGAGTTCCTCGCCCAGGagtacgtcgacgacgacctcagCCACGACGTCCTGAGGAAGCTCTTCTTCCGCATGCCTCAGCTGCAGGCCTTGGACTTTTGCGCCTGCTCCTCCACGCCCTTCAAGAACTCCTTCaaggccgtcctcgacgaccccTGGCCCGACGTGCTCTCCATCACCAAGCTGTCGCTGCACAAGTGCCTCAGCCTGCCGAGCGACGTCTTCACCACCATCCTGCcgcgcctccctcgcctcacccacctcgacgtcgccggcacgCGCATCACGAACGAGGCCTTGGAGATGATCCCCGCCACCGCGCGCCTGACCCACCTGAACCTGGCCAAGTGCACCGATCTTtcggccgaggtcgtcgtcaagTTCATCGCCTCGCACCCGGCCGTCTCCcacctcgtcttcctcaGCCTCGCCAGCGATTCCACGAACCATCTTCTGCTCGGAaaggacgacgtcgacgtcctcctgcccgtgctgccgccgacgctcaAGTCCCTCAGCTTGCGAGGCAGCAGGATGCATTCGTCCCAGCTCCCCCACATCATTCGCCTCTCCGCGagcctcgaggagctggccctcggccgcggatTGGACATGAGCGACATTCACCGCATCTTCGACGCCTCTCGGCACCATACCCTGCGTTATCTGGACATCTCGGAGATTGCCACCATCATCGGAAGCGCCAGCACCCTTCTCGCCCCGGCCACGGcgcctctcgtcgtcgtcgaaatcGGCGAGCGCGCCTACGAGCGCGCCGCCAAGCTCAACAAgaacctcgagctcgtcggatGGAAGGCGAGCGAGTTTGGCAGCCGATACTGGCTGGTGCggaagccgacggccgccgtcgccatggagaACCAGAGGCGCTGGTGGAAGATGGGCGCCGAGAGTTGGGGCATGAGAAAGatccccgtcgccgtcgccgaggtcgggGGCATGTACGGGTCCTTCATGTTCGGTCGACGACTCTGA
- a CDS encoding nitrilase, producing the protein MTGGKSVAYVVAASGQVLFLPEASDFIAPNAQASLGLASPQSTSPFVLGLRAAAETHSIAVHVGIHHAAGGPGEEGRKLLNRALYINAAGGIEEAATYDKLHVFDYGSLKESRTVQPGARLTAPFDTPVGRIGSLICFDLRFPETAVALAQPARSSPWSDRPAQILTYPSAFTVRTGAAHWETLLRARAIETESWVVAAAQVGRHNDRRASYGRSIVVDPWGEVRLRLKSVTGPDGEAEEGAVGELGFVEMDMEMTDRVRAQMPLRRRR; encoded by the coding sequence ATGACTGGTGGCAAGTCGGTCGCTTACGTGGTGGCTGCGTCGGGCCAGGTCCTATTCTTGCCCGAGGCGTCGGACTTTATCGCCCCCAACGCGCAGGCAtcgctcggcctcgcctcgccgcagTCGACATCGcccttcgtcctcggcctgcgggcggcggcggagacgcACTCGATCGCCGTGCACGTCGGCATTCaccacgccgccggcggccccggcgaggagggacgAAAGCTGCTCAACCGGGCGCTGTACATCAACGCGgcgggcggcatcgaggaggcggccacgTACGACAAGCTTCACGTCTTCGACTACGGCTCTCTCAAGGAGAGCAGGACGGTGCAGCCGGGCGCGAGGCTGACGGCGCCGTTTGACAcgcccgtcggccgcatcgggAGCCTCATATGCTTCGACCTTCGTTTCcccgagacggccgtcgcgcTCGCCCAGCCAGCCCGGTCGAGCCCGTGGTCCGACCGCCCGGCCCAGATCCTGACGTACCCGAGCGCCTTCACCGTGCGCACGGGCGCCGCCCACTGGGAGACGCTGCTGCGGGCGCGCGCCATCGAGACGGAGAGCTGGgtcgtggcggcggcccagGTCGGCCGGCACAACGACCGGCGGGCGAGCTACGGCCggagcatcgtcgtcgacccctGGGGCGAGGTGAGGCTGCGGCTCAAGAGCGTCACGGGtccggacggcgaggccgaggagggcgccgtcggcgagcttggcTTTGTCGAGATGGACATGGAGATGACGGATCGCGTGCGGGCGCAGATGCCGCTGCGGAGGCGAAGGTGA
- a CDS encoding vacuolar ATP synthase 98 kDa subunit → MASNHDTPFRSADMSMVQLYVSKEIGREVVTALGELGLCQFRDLNEDVSAFQRTFTQEIRRLDNVERQLRYFYSQMEKAGIPLRKLDLDSERLSSPSTSEIDELAERSQKLEQRISALNDSYETLKKREGDLTEWRWVLREAGSFFDRAHGNVDEIRASTDNDDAPLLSDVEHHTSAPDVERSFSGMNIGFVAGVIARDRVAAFERILWRTLRGNLYMNQSEIPEPLIDPTNNEAVNKNVFVIFAHGKEIIAKIRKISESMSAEVYNVDENSDLRRDQIHEVNNRLEDVQNVLRNTQATLEAELNQISQSVSAWMVLIAKEKAVFSALNLFSYDRARRTLIAEAWCPTNDMPLIRSTLQDVTNRAGLSVPSIINEIRTNKKPPTYLKTNKFTEGFQTIVNAYGTATYQEVNPAMPVIVTFPFLFAVMFGDFGHAVIMLSAALAMIYWEKSLKKVSFELFAMIFYGRYIALVMAVFSLFTGLVYNDAFSKSMTLFPSAWEYHKPSNWRDKMSVEATLNTDGYRYPFGIDWAWHGTDNDLLFSNSYKMKMSIILGWAHMTYSLCFAYINARHFKKPIDIWGNFVPGMIFFQSIFGYLVICIIYKWSVQWVDWTVSPPQTNAAAPGLLNMLIYMFLQPGTLDMRLYGGQEYVQVVLLLLAFAQVPILLFLKPFYLRWEHNRARAKGYRGLGETSRVSALDPDDEDTGLINGRGNSFDEDGEGVAMISQNIDEDEHGEFDFSEVMIHQVIHTIEFCLNCVSHTASYLRLWALSLAHQQLSVVLWDMTLGPALKTPGVVGVIMIVVCFYMWFFLTIAILVCMEGTSAMLHSLRLAWVESFSKFAEFAGWPFAPFSFDTLLEESEDLKEYLG, encoded by the exons ATGGCTTCCAATCACGACACGCCGTTCCGCTCGGCGGACATGAGCATGGTGCAGCTGTATGTCTCCAAAGAAATCGGTCGAGAGGTCGTCACTGCTCTAGGCGAGCTTGGACTCTGCCAGTTCCGGGAC CTCAACGAGGATGTCAGCGCTTTCCAGAGGACCTTTACCCAGGAGATCCGGCGCCTCGATAATGTGGAGAGACAACTGC GGTACTTTTATTCTCAGATGGAAAAGGCCGGCATCCCGCTCCGGAAGCTTGATCTGGACAGTGAACGGCTGTCGTCCCCCTCCACCTCGGAGATTGATGAACTCGCCGAGCGCAGCCAGAAGCTCGAGCAACGAATCTCGGCGCTCAACGACAGCTACGAAACGCTGAAGAAGCGTGAAGGCGACCTCACCGAGTGGCGCTGGGTCCTGCGCGAGGCCGGAAGCTTCTTCGATCGTGCCCACGGCAACGTGGACGAGATTCGGGCCTCCACCGATAACGACGATGCACCCCTGCTCTCCGATGTCGAGCATCACACATCGGCGCCGGATGTCGAGCGATCCTTCTCCGGCATGAACATCGGCTTCGTTGCCGGTGTCATCGCAAGAGACCGCGTTGCCGCCTTTGAGCGCATCCTCTGGCGCACGCTCCGTGGCAACTTGTACATGAACCAGTCGGAGATTCCCGAGCCCCTCATCGACCCGACCAACAACGAGGCCGTCAACAAGAATGTCTTCGTCATCTTTGCCCACGGCAAGGAGATCATTGCCAAGATTCGCAAGATCTCCGAGTCGATGAGTGCCGAAGTGTacaacgtcgacgagaacAGCGACCTCAGGCGCGACCAGATCCACGAGGTCAACAACCGGCTCGAAGATGTGCAGAATGTCCTGCGCAACACCCAGGccacgctcgaggccgagctgaaCCAGATCTCGCAGTCCGTCTCGGCTTGGATGGTCCTCATCGCCAAGGAAAAGGCCGTCTTCAGCGCGCTCAACCTGTTCTCCTACGACCGCGCGCGTCGAACCCTCATTGCCGAGGCCTGGTGTCCGACCAACGACATGCCCCTCATCCGGTCGACCCTTCAGGACGTCACCAACCGAGCCGGGCTCTCCGTCCCTTCCATCATCAACGAGATCCGCACCAACAAGAAGCCCCCGACCTATCTCAAGACCAACAAGTTCACCGAGGGTTTCCAGACCATCGTCAACGCGTACGGCACCGCCACCTATCAGGAGGTGAACCCGGCCATGCCGGTCATCGTCACCTTCCCCTTCCTCTTCGCCGTCATGTTTGGCGACTTCGGTCACGCCGTCATCATGCTCTCGGCGGCGCTTGCCATGATCTATTGGGAGAAGTCGTTGAAGAAGGTGAGCTTCGAGCTCTTCGCCATGATCTTCTACGGCCGGTACATTGCCTTGGTCATGGCCGTCTTCTCCCTCTTCACCGGTCTCGTCTACAACGACGCCTTCTCCAAATCCATGACCCTCTTCCCCAGCGCCTGGGAATACCACAAGCCGAGCAACTGGAGGGACAAGATGTCGGTCGAGGCTACCCTCAACACGGACGGCTACCGCTATCCGTTCGGCATCGACTGGGCGTGGCACGGGACCGACAACGACCTTCTCTTCAGCAACAGCTACAAGATGAAGATGAGCATCATCCTCGGCTGGGCCCATATGACCTACTCGCTGTGCTTCGCCTACATCAACGCCCGTCACTTCAAGAAGCCCATCGACATCTGGGGGAATTTCGTGCCGGGCATGATCTTTTTTCAGTCCATCTTTGGATACCTCGTCATTTGCATCATCTACAAATGGTCCGTCCAGTGGGTCGACTGGACCGTCTCCCCTCCCCAAACGAACGCTGCCGCTCCCGGTCTCCTCAACATGCTCATCTACATGTTCCTGCAACCGGGAACGTTGGACATGCGGCTCTATGGCGGGCAGGAGTACGTGCAGGttgtgctgttgctgctggcctTTGCGCAGGTTCCCATCCTCCTGTTTCTGAAGCCCTTCTACCTTCGGTGGGAGCACAACCGCGCCCGCGCCAAGGGGTATCGTGGCCTGGGAGAAACGTCTCGAGTCAGCGCCTTGGAtccggacgacgaggacacTGGTCTGATCAACGGCCGCGGCAACAGCTTTGACGAAGATGGGGAGGGCGTCGCCATGATCTCGCAAAACAttgacgaagacgagcacGGAGAGTTTGACTTTAGCGAGGTCATGATCCACCAGGTCATTCACACAATCG AGTTTTGTCTGAATTGCGTTTCGCATACTGCTTCCTACCTACGACTCTGGGCTCTCTCGCTTGCCCACCAGCAGCTCAGCGTTGTGCTTTGGGACATGACCCTTGGCCCAGCTCTCAAGACGCCCGGCGTTGTTGGTGTCATCATGATTGTCGTCTGCTTCTACATGTGGTTCTTCCTGA CCATCGCCATTCTGGTATGCATGGAAGGCACAAGTGCCATGTTGCATTCTCTGCGTTTGGCATGGGTCGAGTCCTTTTCCAAGTTTGCAGAGTTTGCGGGCTGGCCGTTTGCACCCTTTTCTTTCGACACTCTGTTGGAGGAGTCTGAAGACCTGAAGGAATACCTGGGATGA